Part of the Clostridium sporogenes genome, ACTAAAACTCCATAAATCAAGAAATCAATAATTCCTCCACCAGTATTTCCAATTGCAACACCTAGTAAACTTAATATACCAAAAGAAATACCTCCCATTATAGCATGGAATAAGAATAGTTGTGGAGCAATAAACATAAATGAGAATTCTAATGGTTCTGTAATTCCTGATACAATAGATGCAGCAACTCCTGCAAGCATTAAAGCTTTTACTTTAGGCTTCTTATTATCAGGGGATGTCTTATATATAGCATAGGCTGCTGCTGGAAGTCCGAACATCATAAATGGCATTTTACCTTGTCCTAAGAATGCTGTAAATTGTTTTAATTGAGAAATATCTACCTTATCAAAGAATTGAAGGAAAATATTTAAACATCCTTCCACTCCTTGATATACTCCACCTACAGATGTTGTACGAAATACACCATTTAAAACATGGTGTAGTCCGGTAGGAATCAAAATTCTTTCTAAGAATCCAAACAAAAATACACCTGTATGTCCTGAACTTGCAATTAAACTTCCTAAAGAATTTATTCCTGATGAAATTGGAACCCAAACAAATGGCATAACTTGTCCAAGAAGGGTCATGGCTCCTATAACTACAATTGCTACAAATCTCTTTCCGCCATAAAAGGCAATAGCTATAGGGAAGTCAACTTTATAAAATTTATTATGAAGCATTGATGTTAATATACCTGTAAGGATACCTGCAAAAGCTCCCATTTCTATGGTTTTCTCAATGCCTAAAATATTTGACATTTTAAGTGAAGCAAAGTTAAATGCTCCGGAATTAATAATAATTGATGCACTTAATAAAAATGTATAATAACCAATGAATCCTGCAAATGCTGCAATCTCTTTTTCTTCTTTTGCTAATCCAAAAGCAATACATATAGCAAATAATACTGGAATCATTCCAAAAACTGTAGCAGTAATCGTTTTAATTAAAGTTAAAACATATACAACCACTGAATTTTGTAAAAAAGGTAATACTGCTTGAATTTGTGGTTTAAGTAGTGCAGAACTTAGACCTAATATTAAACCTGCAGCAGCTAAAGTAGCAATTGGTAACATTAAACTTCTACCCAAGGCAGAGAAGAAATCCATTATTTTATTTTTTTTGCTCATACACATTCTCCTTTTTAATTAAACATTTGTGATATTTCAATATTCTAAAGCTCTTCAAATTACATGAATATGCAGATTTTCCTAAAAATTCTAAATATAAGAAAGGTAATTAAGGTTGTATCTATTTAATTACCTTTCTTAATAAACTTTTTAAATCCTATTCTACTTAAGTTCTGGCCAATATCCTTTGTTTGCTTCAATTAATGCATCTAATACTTTTCTAGCTTTCTTTCCATCATTTATTAATCTATTAATCGTAAAAGCTTGTAATGCTTTGTTATAAGATCTTTCATAATAAGCATCTATTAATAATTTTTCACAAGATACTTGATTTACTAATAATCCTAAATAAAATTGTGGAATATTACCAACTCTCATAGGTCTTGGTCCGTTAATGCCAAGTTCAGCAACTACTTCTACCATAGCATCATCTTGCATATTATTTATTGCTCCATTATTTTCTACAATAATTATATATCTTTTATTTTTATTGTAAGCAATAGATGCTGCAACTTCTATCATCATCTCTGCATGAGCATCACTTTCAATTTTTATAATTCCTTCTGTGGTTCCTGCATCGATTACTTTTCTACATTCAGTGAAAACACGATTTTCTCTATGAGCCATAACTTCATCTGCTCTTGTAAAATTTGGATCAAGATGAGAAGCCTTATAATCTGGATATAAGTAATATTGATCATAAGTATTCGGTAGATAATCTGGAAAATCATTCATAAGTGTTTGAACCATTCCATAAGTATCTAACCAAGATTGATCTCTTTGTTCTGCATCTTGAGGTAAGAATCCTTTTTCTTTAATCAATTCTTTTAATTTAGGTAATAAATCTTCTCCTGTATTTTTATCATATATGTGTGTAAACCAACCATAATGATTTAATCCAAAATATACAGGGTCTAAAGTTTCCCAATCGCATCCTAACAAACGGCTGCATGAACGTACAACATTTTCAGGTTGATCACATATATTTAAAATCTTATTATCATTAGGGAATTCTCTTCTTAATGCTTCTGCAACTATTGCCGCTGGATTAGAATAATTAAGTATCCATGCATTTGGAGAATATTTTCTTATATCATAAATAGCTTTAATCATTTCTTTTGTAGATCTTAATCCATAAGCCATTCCACCTGCTCCACAAGTTTCTTGTCCTATAAGACCCATACTTAAAGGAATATGCTCATCTTTTGCTCTCATGTGTAAACCGCCAACACGCATTTGCATAAATACAAAATCCATATCCTTATAAGCTTCTTCAATATCAGTAGTATATTTAAAATCTAATCCTTCATAATTTTCTTTCATTAAGATTTGACCAAACTCCCCAATTGGCTTTTGTCTTTCTGCATCTATATCAAATAATACTAACTTATTAAGAGGTAAATCTCTCTTGCATCTACAAAAGGATTTTAAAAATCCTGGTGTAAAAGTACTTCCGCCACCTACAATAACTACATTATATTTTTTCATAACATTCACTCCTAATTTTCTTTTGATAATGGCCACTTATCTTTAATGATATTTTAAGTTTTTATTTAATCATTATCAATATATCTTAAAAGTATAGTCATGTATAATGACGTATGTAATTTATAACCTTAAATGTTATTTATGACACTGTGCATTTTACTACGCTATTATATCTTTCTTTATGTAAATTACCCTATATTTATTAATACCTTTTTCTAATGAAAATTTTATTATAATCTAAATTTTGTCACCTTTTTTCTCCTACCTTTATAAGATAAATTAAAAACTATTTTTAAAGCTGGTGATAAAATTGATCGAAGTGATTACTCCTACAAGTAATTATTATGATGATGCCAGACAAGTCTGGAATAGAGCTATTGATAAATATCCAGCTGCCATAGCCTATTGCAAAACTTATGAAGATATAAAAAAAGCTATATTATTTGCTAGAAAAAATAATTTTAAAATAAGAGTTCGCTGTGGTGGTCATAATTATGAAGGTTTTTCAATAGCTAATGATGCTTTAATTATTGATATTAGCAATTTAAATAAAATACAAATAAACTATGAATGCAATACTGTTACTGTTCAAAGTGGAGCTTATTTAGGACAAGTTTATAATTTTCTTGGAGCAAGTGAATATCCATTTCCAGGTGGTTCATGTCCTACTGTTGGAATTAGTGGTGTAGTACTTGGAGGTGGATGGGGATATTCATCTAGATATTTGGGCTTAACTTGTGATAGCTTACTTGAACTCAAGATGATTGATTATAGAGGTTGTTTATTAACTGCAAATAAGAATATTAATTCTGATTTATATTGGGCATGTAAAGGTGGTGGCGGTGGAAATTTTGGTATAGTAGTATCAATGACATTTAAACTTCCTCCTAAGGTAGATAAAGTAACTGTCTTTAATATTTACTACACTAAGCCAAGTAAAAATACTCAACTTAAATTTCTAAATACTTGGCAGAATTGGATTAGTACAACTTCTAATAAAATTAATATGAAAGGTAGCATAGTCAACTCAGAGACTGATGGTGTAAATATTATTTGTACAGGCCTCCTTTATGGTACACCTAAAGAATTATATAAACTCTTAGTCCCTTTTAGTAAGATTGAAGGCTACAAATTAAGTTATAGATATACTTCTTTTTTACAAGCTGCCGAAATTATAGCCTCTGTATATCCTCAATATGAATACTTTATATCTTATGGTAGATTCGTATCAGAAA contains:
- a CDS encoding PTS transporter subunit EIIC, producing the protein MSKKNKIMDFFSALGRSLMLPIATLAAAGLILGLSSALLKPQIQAVLPFLQNSVVVYVLTLIKTITATVFGMIPVLFAICIAFGLAKEEKEIAAFAGFIGYYTFLLSASIIINSGAFNFASLKMSNILGIEKTIEMGAFAGILTGILTSMLHNKFYKVDFPIAIAFYGGKRFVAIVVIGAMTLLGQVMPFVWVPISSGINSLGSLIASSGHTGVFLFGFLERILIPTGLHHVLNGVFRTTSVGGVYQGVEGCLNIFLQFFDKVDISQLKQFTAFLGQGKMPFMMFGLPAAAYAIYKTSPDNKKPKVKALMLAGVAASIVSGITEPLEFSFMFIAPQLFLFHAIMGGISFGILSLLGVAIGNTGGGIIDFLIYGVLVPGSRWYIVILVGIVFAVIYYMVFKWYFTNKNISIDVNEDVEEEDFSKDSSGKTTLAVKIINGLGGIDNIVAVNNCISRLRVDIKDMSLVNEDLLKKTGSMGIVKPSLTHIHVIYGPKVEKVAKQVKEAMKY
- a CDS encoding 6-phospho-alpha-glucosidase, which encodes MKKYNVVIVGGGSTFTPGFLKSFCRCKRDLPLNKLVLFDIDAERQKPIGEFGQILMKENYEGLDFKYTTDIEEAYKDMDFVFMQMRVGGLHMRAKDEHIPLSMGLIGQETCGAGGMAYGLRSTKEMIKAIYDIRKYSPNAWILNYSNPAAIVAEALRREFPNDNKILNICDQPENVVRSCSRLLGCDWETLDPVYFGLNHYGWFTHIYDKNTGEDLLPKLKELIKEKGFLPQDAEQRDQSWLDTYGMVQTLMNDFPDYLPNTYDQYYLYPDYKASHLDPNFTRADEVMAHRENRVFTECRKVIDAGTTEGIIKIESDAHAEMMIEVAASIAYNKNKRYIIIVENNGAINNMQDDAMVEVVAELGINGPRPMRVGNIPQFYLGLLVNQVSCEKLLIDAYYERSYNKALQAFTINRLINDGKKARKVLDALIEANKGYWPELK
- a CDS encoding FAD-dependent oxidoreductase translates to MIEVITPTSNYYDDARQVWNRAIDKYPAAIAYCKTYEDIKKAILFARKNNFKIRVRCGGHNYEGFSIANDALIIDISNLNKIQINYECNTVTVQSGAYLGQVYNFLGASEYPFPGGSCPTVGISGVVLGGGWGYSSRYLGLTCDSLLELKMIDYRGCLLTANKNINSDLYWACKGGGGGNFGIVVSMTFKLPPKVDKVTVFNIYYTKPSKNTQLKFLNTWQNWISTTSNKINMKGSIVNSETDGVNIICTGLLYGTPKELYKLLVPFSKIEGYKLSYRYTSFLQAAEIIASVYPQYEYFISYGRFVSEIYSYETLKNLINIINEERPNGSTTTELNVYGLGGQVSKINKKDTAFYYRNSNYIILLETDFRNNLYKQDNINWINRNSEYIYNITSGSYINFPYYPLPNYLYDYYGGNVERLKCIKSKYDPLNVFNFPQSIRCCSNVKTI